A DNA window from Sporosarcina sp. ANT_H38 contains the following coding sequences:
- a CDS encoding sensor histidine kinase, with translation MTKLIERINNYGLLTKIFLVMFISIIAITITITFSTFQMSKKLFTETFSITNSKVLATIQESVENFNYSVVNTINNIEQSGTVKKFLTESDTNTLEMSESYFNMSVQMNRIRTHLDTYDTGITVLGVNGRNFSTNRIYWSITEKALPDHRITLNALDNPKVLSYHYDDLYTDSLKKPAIIASKALIDRNSGEIYGVMYITMQELEFRQFYTSYTSQGNDVAIINGAGMIVSSNRTELIGQKELGLLNHAQEIEKLDLNYKDIEFLEREQIVLTEYLPSLDLYLVNLIDRKLVMDKIIDKKSIVLISILTASIASLFIYFISRRLTRSLTGLVNQINNIAKSNFDHYVTVSGSYETKQVGTAFNFMLDELHEYVRELIATQKKQRNAELAALQQQINPHFLYNTLASIKIMVKQGDKEKAAEMINKLISLLQNTIGNISETNTVEQELTNMKDYTFINQARYGEQIRVNYYITPDCLSYQLPKLIIQPFIENAFFHAFNKKNSGFIHIMIGRERDSLICEIVDNGDGMETNLEKQMPSYKSKRQLFSGIGVKNVNERIKLLYGETYGVEITSPLGEGTKVRIRLPIIESRNNPNLQ, from the coding sequence ATGACGAAACTTATTGAGCGAATAAATAATTATGGGTTATTAACCAAGATATTTCTTGTAATGTTCATTAGTATTATTGCGATTACGATTACGATTACATTTAGTACATTTCAGATGTCGAAAAAGTTATTTACAGAAACGTTTAGCATAACAAATTCAAAAGTACTCGCAACAATCCAGGAGAGTGTGGAAAACTTTAATTATTCTGTTGTGAATACAATTAATAATATTGAACAAAGTGGGACAGTTAAAAAGTTCCTTACTGAAAGTGATACCAATACCCTCGAAATGTCGGAGTCCTATTTCAATATGAGTGTGCAGATGAATCGAATTCGGACTCACTTAGATACTTACGATACCGGAATTACAGTGTTGGGTGTAAATGGGCGTAACTTTTCCACCAATCGTATATATTGGTCAATCACAGAAAAGGCACTACCAGATCATAGAATCACACTAAATGCACTTGATAATCCAAAAGTATTGTCATATCACTATGATGATCTATATACGGATTCATTAAAAAAACCAGCAATTATTGCTTCGAAAGCGCTGATAGATAGAAATAGTGGAGAAATCTATGGAGTCATGTATATTACTATGCAGGAACTTGAATTCCGACAATTTTATACAAGCTATACAAGTCAAGGCAACGATGTTGCGATTATAAATGGAGCAGGAATGATTGTTTCGAGCAATCGTACGGAGTTAATTGGACAAAAAGAACTCGGATTACTCAATCATGCACAAGAGATTGAGAAACTCGATTTGAATTATAAGGATATTGAGTTCTTAGAAAGAGAACAGATTGTGCTGACTGAATATCTACCATCACTGGATTTATATTTGGTCAACTTAATAGATCGAAAACTTGTTATGGATAAAATCATTGATAAGAAATCAATAGTTCTCATCAGTATTTTAACCGCCAGTATTGCTTCGCTATTTATTTATTTTATTTCCAGGAGACTAACAAGATCACTAACGGGTCTTGTTAATCAAATTAATAATATTGCGAAATCCAATTTTGATCATTATGTCACCGTTTCAGGTAGTTATGAAACGAAACAGGTCGGGACTGCGTTTAATTTTATGCTTGATGAACTTCATGAATATGTTAGGGAATTGATTGCAACTCAAAAAAAGCAACGTAATGCGGAGTTAGCTGCACTACAGCAACAAATTAATCCGCATTTTTTATATAATACGCTGGCATCCATAAAGATTATGGTAAAACAAGGGGATAAAGAGAAGGCAGCCGAAATGATTAATAAACTTATTTCCTTATTGCAAAATACAATAGGAAATATTAGTGAGACGAATACAGTGGAACAGGAATTAACAAATATGAAAGACTACACGTTCATTAATCAGGCCCGGTATGGGGAACAGATTAGGGTTAATTACTACATAACTCCCGATTGTTTATCTTACCAACTTCCAAAGTTAATCATTCAGCCTTTTATTGAAAATGCATTTTTTCATGCATTTAATAAAAAAAATTCGGGATTTATTCATATAATGATTGGACGAGAGCGAGATTCGCTTATCTGTGAAATTGTTGATAATGGCGATGGAATGGAGACAAATCTTGAAAAACAGATGCCCAGCTACAAAAGTAAGCGACAATTATTTAGTGGTATCGGAGTGAAAAATGTCAATGAAAGGATTAAATTATTGTATGGAGAAACATACGGTGTGGAAATAACCAGTCCGTTAGGGGAAGGAACAAAGGTTAGGATTCGTTTACCAATTATAGAATCTAGAAATAATCCTAATTTACAATGA
- a CDS encoding response regulator transcription factor yields MSVHKWCKVLIVDDELLIRKGIKHSINWEKEGFQIIGEATNGEEALDLIETFRPHIVISDMVMPVMDGVELTKAIKEDYPQIEIIILSSFGDFNYVRSTFQLGISDYILKPQLEGADLLKTLKQAAYKIPGVVLVDNSGGDVTVSIENIIDRVMTGFGLDEDPGLIGNIFTHSHFCLLGIDIRAHTNHKKSMIRPLIEEIEERVKSDFTHIEIHRLPVNLNIMAFMFNFELNQLHSIKEFIKMLSMSLTFVDTKVGWALTEPFIDFLELKQVYQEKLLPLIQYHFYLPDTLLMIYDEIPSVRQVNEPFQLTKFTKLFQRQQFEAAFLYLEAYIEDLAHQYTTDEFSFKSLVGNIIFNVTILFGNMENNSRSLEEEKYSYISSIEGALNVKEALSLLDEFLTKAKAAIELTLTNPNQNNMKKLLDYINENYAESLNLTDMGKKFHYNPSYLSNYFSENNNQSFSEYLKQVRIEKSIELLQKEEVSIAKISMLVGYSDHSYFCRVFKSSIGVSPSSYRRQYSSTKKRGK; encoded by the coding sequence ATGTCGGTACATAAATGGTGTAAAGTATTGATTGTTGACGACGAACTTCTAATTCGAAAAGGAATTAAACATTCTATTAATTGGGAAAAAGAGGGCTTTCAAATTATCGGTGAAGCAACGAATGGTGAAGAGGCACTCGATTTAATTGAAACTTTTCGTCCACATATAGTAATCTCAGACATGGTGATGCCGGTTATGGATGGAGTAGAATTGACAAAAGCAATCAAGGAGGATTATCCACAAATTGAAATTATTATCTTGAGCAGCTTTGGAGATTTTAATTATGTACGTTCTACATTTCAGCTTGGTATATCCGATTATATACTTAAACCACAATTGGAAGGCGCTGACCTACTAAAGACACTTAAACAAGCAGCTTATAAAATTCCGGGAGTTGTATTAGTTGATAATAGTGGTGGGGATGTGACAGTTTCAATTGAGAATATCATAGATAGAGTGATGACGGGTTTTGGATTAGACGAAGATCCGGGACTTATAGGAAACATTTTTACACACAGTCACTTCTGTTTACTAGGGATTGACATTAGAGCTCACACAAATCATAAAAAAAGTATGATTCGGCCATTAATTGAGGAAATTGAAGAAAGAGTGAAAAGTGATTTTACGCATATTGAAATACATCGATTACCAGTCAATTTAAACATTATGGCTTTTATGTTTAATTTCGAACTGAATCAATTACATTCAATTAAGGAATTTATTAAGATGTTATCTATGTCACTTACATTTGTTGATACTAAAGTTGGCTGGGCATTAACAGAGCCTTTCATTGATTTTCTTGAGTTAAAGCAAGTTTATCAAGAGAAATTACTACCTCTTATTCAATATCATTTTTACTTACCAGATACATTGTTAATGATTTATGATGAAATCCCGAGCGTTCGACAAGTTAATGAGCCTTTTCAATTAACGAAGTTCACTAAATTATTTCAACGTCAACAGTTTGAGGCGGCATTTTTATATTTGGAGGCGTACATTGAAGACCTTGCTCACCAATATACAACAGATGAGTTCTCATTTAAGTCCTTGGTAGGGAATATCATTTTCAATGTAACGATTCTTTTTGGAAATATGGAGAATAACAGCAGAAGCTTGGAAGAGGAAAAGTATTCTTATATATCCTCAATTGAGGGTGCATTGAATGTAAAAGAAGCTTTATCATTATTAGATGAATTTTTAACGAAAGCAAAAGCTGCGATTGAACTAACACTAACCAATCCGAATCAGAATAATATGAAAAAGTTATTAGATTATATTAATGAAAATTACGCAGAATCACTTAATTTAACAGATATGGGAAAAAAATTCCATTACAATCCATCGTATTTATCAAATTACTTTAGTGAAAATAACAATCAAAGTTTTAGTGAATATTTAAAACAAGTACGGATTGAAAAATCTATTGAACTGTTGCAAAAGGAAGAGGTTTCAATAGCTAAAATTAGTATGCTAGTGGGCTACTCTGATCATAGCTATTTTTGTAGAGTGTTTAAAAGTTCTATAGGTGTTTCACCAAGTAGCTATCGCAGACAATATTCCAGTACGAAGAAGAGGGGAAAATGA
- a CDS encoding Gfo/Idh/MocA family protein has protein sequence MAGNKVRWGIISTASIGKRSVIPGIQESKRNVVVAVASRSLENAQAFADELGIQKAYGSYEELLNDPSIDAVYIPLPNHLHKEWTLKAAKAGKHILCEKPIALDETEAKEMVDACTKAGVILAEAFMYRHQKRYEDIRIRIDNGEIGDVRSIHGVFTFNGAGDAGNIRFRKEWGGGSIYDVGCYPISAARLLLDEEPSAVTTHAFFSSDHGNVDMMASGMMEFSNGVALTFDCGMWAEFRNELEILGSKGRIVMKTAFLGDQSYEIIKDGQTNKILDDNINPYALQADNFAASVLDGKPNKFTNEDIIGNIKAIKGALVSAEKQERILLI, from the coding sequence ATGGCAGGAAACAAAGTTCGATGGGGCATTATTAGCACAGCAAGTATTGGAAAGCGGTCTGTAATACCAGGTATACAGGAGTCAAAAAGAAATGTAGTCGTGGCAGTTGCAAGCCGTTCTTTGGAAAATGCTCAAGCATTTGCAGATGAATTAGGAATTCAAAAAGCTTATGGTAGCTATGAGGAATTACTAAATGATCCCTCAATTGATGCAGTGTACATTCCTCTTCCAAATCATTTACATAAAGAGTGGACACTTAAAGCCGCTAAGGCTGGAAAGCATATTTTATGTGAAAAGCCAATTGCATTAGATGAAACAGAAGCGAAAGAAATGGTAGATGCTTGTACAAAAGCAGGTGTTATCCTAGCAGAAGCATTTATGTATCGCCATCAAAAAAGATATGAAGATATTAGAATCCGGATTGATAATGGTGAAATCGGAGATGTTCGGAGTATTCATGGTGTATTTACATTTAATGGGGCTGGGGATGCAGGTAACATTCGGTTTAGAAAAGAATGGGGTGGTGGATCAATTTATGATGTAGGATGTTATCCTATTAGTGCTGCTAGATTATTGCTAGATGAAGAGCCTTCAGCGGTAACTACTCATGCCTTTTTCTCATCAGATCATGGTAATGTCGATATGATGGCTTCTGGAATGATGGAGTTTTCTAATGGTGTTGCCTTGACATTTGATTGTGGTATGTGGGCTGAATTTCGGAATGAGCTTGAGATTCTTGGTTCGAAGGGAAGAATCGTGATGAAGACCGCATTCCTTGGAGATCAATCATACGAAATTATCAAAGATGGACAAACGAACAAAATCCTTGATGATAACATTAATCCTTATGCATTACAGGCTGACAATTTTGCAGCAAGTGTACTTGATGGGAAACCCAATAAATTCACGAATGAAGATATAATTGGCAATATAAAAGCAATAAAAGGTGCACTGGTTTCCGCAGAAAAACAAGAAAGAATTCTTTTAATATAA